The Pantoea vagans genome contains the following window.
CACCATTTTGTGCATCCCTCCAAGAAGGGCTTGGTAACAATTCCTCACCCCAAAAAAGATTTGCCCATTAAAACGGTGAAAAGTATTCGCAAACAGGCCGGGCTGATCGTCCACTAATTTGAGAGAGGTAAACCATGTTCTATCCGATTGCGATTGAAGCGGGTGATGAAAACACGGCGTATGGTGTAACGGTGCCCGATTTGCCAGGTTGTTTTTCCGCAGGTGACACGCTGGAAGAAGCGGTGAAAAATGCGAAAGAGGCGATCATTGGTCATCTGGAACTGATGGTTGAGTTAGAGCAAGATATCCCAGCAGTGTCAGAATTAAAAAGCGTGATGAAAGATCCGGCTTTTTCCGGCTATGTTTGGGTGTTAGTGGAAGTCGATGTGACGCGCATTCTCGGTGGTTCGGAGAAAATTAATGTGACGTTACCGAAGTTGCTGATTGATCGTATCGACCGCTGTGTTGCTACTCATCCCGAGTTTAAAACTCGCTCAGGTTTTCTCGCTCAGGTCGCACTGGAGCGCATTGCAAAAACCCGCTGATTAGGGCCTCGTACGATATTTTCTTTAGGCCGCCCCTACAGACCACGATGACCTCATGTAGGGGCGCCATTGATGGCGACCGCGTCCCTTATTTTACGCCCAACTCCCACCATAACTTGTCCAGCGCGTAGTAGCGATCGCGCTCGCTTTCGGGCTGGTTCAGGTCACGCTTCCAGGGTTTGGCCAAAATGAAATGCAGGTTTTTCACTTCATCCTCACGCCACATCGCGCTGTGCTGGAACGGCAACGTTTTCAGCGCATTATAGATATAGGGCAATGGCAGCCAACGGTTCTCAAAGACCTCGTTCAACAAATCCTGCTCTGAAAACGGATAACGGCGCAAATCGTCTATTGCCGCGACTTTCTGCTGCAGCCACGCGAACACGCCCTGATCCGGTTTAAGCACCAGAAAACCGCCGTTGAGATACCGATCCAGCGTTGCAGGTGCCGCTTCACCACGATCTTGCCAGGTGTAATGGCAATTATCGGGCTGCCAACTGGCGGGATAGCTGGCGATCTGATTGGGATTGCAGCGGCAAGCGTGACAGGCCGCCAGAGCGTTATCACCCAAATCCAGGGTAAAGAGTTCGTCCATATTGCGCAGCACCAGCATGTCGGCATCCAAAAACACTACCCGATCGCAGCCGGTGAGTTCCCAGGCACGCAGCTTGCTCCACACTTCACCGAATTGCGCCGAAGCATAATGCTGTTCCAGTTCTGAGTCAGGCATTAAAGGCTCAACCGGATGAATCACACAGCCTAACGCTTGCAAGTCTTCGCGGGTGGCAACATCAATCGCGTCGGTGACCATCACAATCAGTGGCCACTGCGTTTCGCTGCGCTTTAGTGAACGATGAAGCGCTTTCACGCCAATAAAGTAGTCTGGCTGCGTCAGCAGCGTTACCCAGGCAAACATAATTTCTCTCCCCGTACCCTTCATACTTCAAATTGCAGGTGCGTTGGCTGCGTGCATTCACCTCAGTCACTTACTTCAGTAAGCTCCTGAGGATTCATGCACTTGCCGCCTTCCTGAAATTCGAATTATTTTGGCTATCAACATTTAATCAAACAAAGCCGTGACATAGTCATTGCTGAAACGGTGCTGTGGATCGAGCCGATCGCGCACTGCACGGAAAGCATCCCACTGTGGGTAGATCGCCCGCCAGCTGTAACGCTGTGGATCGTAGTATTTGCCCCAGTGTGGACGTCCACCTTCCGCCGCCAGCAGTTTTTCCACTTCCGTCAGAAAATGCAGGCCATCTTGTGACAGTGAACCGTCATCTGCGTAATAGACCACAAAGCCAAAGAAGCAGGTCGGCTGCGCATAGGCAGGGCTGAGCCAGGCGTCAGACGCGCCGGTACAACGCAGAATGATGGGATAATGCATATGCGGATGATTCTTTGCGTACCAGGCTTTAATTTTGCTGATGATTGCGGGTGTTCTTTCCAGTGGGACACCGATCTCCACGTTGATTTGCGGCACCGCGATACCACGACAAAACAGCTGGTAGATATCGCCGCTCACATCGGTGAAGTCACGGAAGCGGGTAACAGTACGAAACTGCTTACCGCCTTTACCCTCGATTTGCGTGTCACGGTGCATCTGCGCCAGCGTTTGATCGATAGTGTCGTTGAGGCTGCTGTCGGTCTCATCACCGTGTTCAATCACCTCACGCTGATTGGCATACCATGTCTCCGCGTTCTGAGGACTTGCCGGATTCGCGTTCCACACGTGCATCAGGTTGTCATCCACAAACCACCAGGCTTTGCTCAATTCATACTGTTGATTCCAGTGCAGCAAATCCTGCTCCAGCGAATCAGCGGAAGTGGCGAATTTGTGACAGGTAAACAGACTAAACGGGCGGGTACGCAGCGTGATCGCAGTCACCAGACCCAATGCACCCAGCGAAGTTTGTGCGGCGGAGAAATCGTCATCCTCCCGATGAAATACGCGTAGGCTGCCGTCGGCCAACACCATGCGGATAGCGAGCGCTTCATCCGCCAGTGAGCTTTGCCCCAGTCCCTGGCCGTGCGTACCCGTGGCCATGGCACCGGCCAGCGTTTGCACTGCGATGACGCCGGGGGAGGAAGCCAGCATGCGATCCATTGCGGTCAGCGTGTCATAAACCGCTTGTAGAGGCGTGCCCGCGGCAAAGGTCACGCTTTCAGCATCCTGCGCCAGCAGGCCACTAAAATGGCTGAGATCGATCAACACATCGTCAGGATTAACACACAGCATGCGACCCGGAGACAAACGGCTGCCCGTGACGCGCACTTTGCCTTTTGTACTCTGCATCAATTGCTGCAGTTCAGCTTCATTTTGCGGCTGAAAAACCTGGCTGCGCTGCCCCACCACGGTGTTCTGCGCCCAGTTCCACAGTTTGCTGTCACGCTCGGTGTTTTGCGTGTTGCGAAGGGGGTAAAGGAGGGGATCTTTGTTCACTACGGCGTTCCTTAGACTGAGGTCTGTGACGGTCCCAAGGCTTTAAGCGTAGACCATCACAGCACTGCCCATGTCTAAGGCGCTTTGCGGATGTAGCGCATGGTGGCTGTGACAGCCAGTTGGCGGTTACGGCGGATGCTGTCCTCTTCCGTGTCTTCTGGCGTAAACAGGAAATGGAAGGTGTAACGGTTGGCCACATGGTGCACACAAATACTGCTGAGTAAGCGGTGCACGTCAACCGTGTTGAGGCCATCGATAAAGATGCCTTGCTGCTGCCCGCGTGTCAGGATGTCATCCAGCAGATCGAGGGTACTTTTGTTCAGCGCTTTAATGCGTTCTGAGTGCACAATGTAGCGGCCGCGCAACAGGTTCTCGGTACACACCAGGCGCATAAAGTCTTGATGCGTAGCATGATAATCAAAGCTGGCTTCCACCAGTTTTATCATCGCCTGTTCAGGTTCCATTTTGGCAAGATTCAGCCCTGTTTCATGCTCGCGGATCGCCTGGTAAACCTGCTCCAGAACTTCGATGTACAACTTCTCTTTATTAACGAAGTGATAAACCACCATACGTTTGGTGGTTTGTGCGAGCTCAGCGATCTGCTCAAGACGTGCGCCCTGCATGCCAAACTCGGCAAATGTCTTTAAGGCACCCGCTAAGATGCGTTTTTTTAGCCCTTCAGGGTCATTTTTACGTTTAGGGGTGGTGTCCGACATAGCGCTCAATATCAATCCAATCAAAACATCATGGTATCACAGCCAGATTGTCGCTTGTGGCGATGCGAGCGGCTGCGTGTCTTTATTCATTTAAGGAATAGCTTTTCCAGATAAATCATAATGCAGGAATAAGCATCTGCGTATACTGCGGCTAACTGTTCATCACGACAGTGTACTTTGACGACCGCAATGATAACTATCAGGAAATACTTTATGCACACACGCCTGGCTTCTGCCAAAAATAAATTCTTGTTATCCGCTGGCGCTTTCCTGCTGGCCAGCACGGTTTTAGCGCCACTCTCGCTGGCCCACGCCGCAGATAAAACCTCAGTAAAAGTCGGCATCATGAGTGGTGAAGATGAGGACGTCTGGCGCGAAGTGATTAAACAAGCTGCCGCCAAAGGATTGACGGTGAAAACGGTGGTGTTCAACGACTACAACCAGCCGAATGAAGCCCTGCAAAATGGTGAGGTGGACGCGAATGCCTTCCAGCATCAGCCGTTCTTAAACAATCAGATCAAGGTTAATCATTACGACATCGTGCGCGTGGGAGACACCGCCGTGTGGCCGATTGGCCTTTATTCGAAAAAAGTGAAAAGTGCGGCGGAACTCAAAGATGGTGCGGTGATTGGCGTACCGAATGATCCCTCAAACGAAGCGCGTGGGCTGGTGCTGTTGCAACAGCAAGGTTTGATTAAGCTGAAACCGGGGGTCGGTATTGCCGCGACCACCGCCGATATCACCGCCAACCCCCACCATCTGCAAATCAAAGAACTGGATTCCGGCATCATCGGTCGTTCGGTTCCCGATCTGGATGCTGCGGTGGTGAACACGGATTGGGCGCTGAAAAGTGGCCTGACGGCTGGCGATCGCATCGCGCAGGAGCCGGTGAAAGACAACCCATACAATAACTTTATCGCGGTGAAGAAAGAGAATGTCTCTGCACCGTGGGTGAAAACGTTGGTGTCTTCTTATCAGAATGACGCCGTGAAATCCGTGTTTAACAAGGTTTACAAGGGCACGGGCGAAACGGCCTGGTAAGGAAAGAGCATGACGATATTCTCAGGGGCCGAAACGCCTTTCCACGCCGTGGCGCGTGGCGTGGTGGAAAATGCGCAAGACCGTGAAAGCGCTACGCGAGACGACGTTAGTGTGGTGCGTTTACAGGGCGTTTCCCGCCGGTTTGGGCAAACCCAGGCGCTGCGTGACGTCTCGCTGACAGTACAAAAAGGCGAAATTCTGGGCTTGATTGGCCGCAGCGGCGCGGGCAAATCCACGCTGATTCGTTGTCTGAATGGGCTGGAGCAACCTGATGAAGGCGTCATCGAAATTGAAGGCCGGAACATTACCGGCCTGTCGGAAAAACAGCTGCAAACTGTGCGCAGCCGCGTGGGCATGGTGTTCCAGCACTTCAATCTGTTGTCAGCGAAAACCGTAGCGCAAAACGTGGCGTTGCCGTTGAAGATTGCCGGTCTGGATAAAGTGCAACGTCATCGGCGCGTGGCTGAATTGCTCGAACTGGTGGGATTGACGGATAAGGCGCAACACTACCCGGCGGCGCTGTCAGGGGGACAGAAACAGCGTGTCGGCATTGCCCGTGCACTGGCGGCCAGTCCGGCACTGTTGCTGTGCGATGAAGCGACCTCGGCGCTTGATCCAGAAACCACCCGTTCGATTCTGGCCTTGCTGAAGTCGCTGAATCAAAAACTCGGCATCACCATTCTGCTTATCACCCATGAGATGGAAGTGATCAAATCGGTGGCGCATCGTGTCGCGGTGATTAATGCCGGTGAGATCGTCGAACAAGGCCCGGTGTGGCAGGTGTTTGCCCATCCGCAGTCAGATCTCACCCGTTCCTTGCTGCGTGGCTTGCTACCACAGCTGCCGGAGGCGCTTGCCGCGCGTATCAGCGCGCAAAAACAGGGGGAGGCTATCTATAGCGTGCATTATGCCGGTGAAGATGCGCAGGGCGATCTGCTGACCCGCTTTGCCACCGCGCTACCTGGCAAATTCCGTCTGTTACAGGGTGGCATCGACCATATTCAGCACTATGCCGTGGTGCGCTTCTTTATTGCGTTTCCGGCGAGCAACACGGCCGATGAACAACAGATTCTTAGCTGGCTGCATACGCAGCAGGCACAAGTGGAGTTAGTGGGCTATGTCGCCAGTGATGATTGATTTACTGCTCAATGCGTTGGGCGAAACGGTATTGATGACGGCCATTTCCGGGCTGTTCTCGCTGGTGGCCGGTCTGCCGTTAGGGTTGATTCTTGTAATGACCAGTGTGGGCGGGATTGCGGAGCATCGAGGCATCAACCGCGTGCTGGGGCTGATCATCAATGGCTTCCGTTCCCTACCGTTTATTATTCTGCTGGTGGCACTGATTCCGTTTACCCGGTTTTTGGTGGGCACTTCACTGGGCACCTGGGCGGCCATTGTGCCGTTGTCGATTACCGCAACGCCTTATTTTGCGCGCGTGGCGGAAGTATCGTTGCGTGATGTCGATCGCGGGCTGATTGATGCTGTGCGCGCCATGGGGGCCAGCAAACTGCGCATTGTATGGGATGTGCTGATACCGGAAGCGCTGCCCGGCATTCTCTCTGGTTTTGTCGTGACGCTGGTGGCCTTGATTGGCGCTTCAGCGATGGCGGGGGCGATCGGTGCAGGCGGTCTGGGCGATCTGGCGATCCGATATGGCTACCAGCGCTTTGAAACCTCAGTAATGATTGCGGTGATCGCGGTGTTGATTGTGTTGGTGTGCGGTATTCAGTGGCTGGGCGATCGGCTGGTGCAACGTATCGACAGACGGCACTAGCAGGTCGCGCGATAAATCGCGCCGCTACCGTCATGTGCATGGCATGCCGATGTCGGCGGCGGGCGGTTCACGTCTGTTGTAGCGGCGCAATTTATTGCGCAGATAACCCGCCCCCTGGTTGTGCATTTTCCCGCAATCCTTATCACTATTTCTTTTTAAACATCAGCAGCTAACGCGCTTAGAGTGATGGCAACGTC
Protein-coding sequences here:
- a CDS encoding type II toxin-antitoxin system HicA family toxin, which encodes MDSRSLMAEIKADGWELIRVNGSHHHFVHPSKKGLVTIPHPKKDLPIKTVKSIRKQAGLIVH
- a CDS encoding type II toxin-antitoxin system HicB family antitoxin, coding for MFYPIAIEAGDENTAYGVTVPDLPGCFSAGDTLEEAVKNAKEAIIGHLELMVELEQDIPAVSELKSVMKDPAFSGYVWVLVEVDVTRILGGSEKINVTLPKLLIDRIDRCVATHPEFKTRSGFLAQVALERIAKTR
- a CDS encoding glycosyltransferase family 8 protein is translated as MFAWVTLLTQPDYFIGVKALHRSLKRSETQWPLIVMVTDAIDVATREDLQALGCVIHPVEPLMPDSELEQHYASAQFGEVWSKLRAWELTGCDRVVFLDADMLVLRNMDELFTLDLGDNALAACHACRCNPNQIASYPASWQPDNCHYTWQDRGEAAPATLDRYLNGGFLVLKPDQGVFAWLQQKVAAIDDLRRYPFSEQDLLNEVFENRWLPLPYIYNALKTLPFQHSAMWREDEVKNLHFILAKPWKRDLNQPESERDRYYALDKLWWELGVK
- a CDS encoding D-arabinono-1,4-lactone oxidase, which codes for MNKDPLLYPLRNTQNTERDSKLWNWAQNTVVGQRSQVFQPQNEAELQQLMQSTKGKVRVTGSRLSPGRMLCVNPDDVLIDLSHFSGLLAQDAESVTFAAGTPLQAVYDTLTAMDRMLASSPGVIAVQTLAGAMATGTHGQGLGQSSLADEALAIRMVLADGSLRVFHREDDDFSAAQTSLGALGLVTAITLRTRPFSLFTCHKFATSADSLEQDLLHWNQQYELSKAWWFVDDNLMHVWNANPASPQNAETWYANQREVIEHGDETDSSLNDTIDQTLAQMHRDTQIEGKGGKQFRTVTRFRDFTDVSGDIYQLFCRGIAVPQINVEIGVPLERTPAIISKIKAWYAKNHPHMHYPIILRCTGASDAWLSPAYAQPTCFFGFVVYYADDGSLSQDGLHFLTEVEKLLAAEGGRPHWGKYYDPQRYSWRAIYPQWDAFRAVRDRLDPQHRFSNDYVTALFD
- a CDS encoding TetR family transcriptional regulator, which gives rise to MSDTTPKRKNDPEGLKKRILAGALKTFAEFGMQGARLEQIAELAQTTKRMVVYHFVNKEKLYIEVLEQVYQAIREHETGLNLAKMEPEQAMIKLVEASFDYHATHQDFMRLVCTENLLRGRYIVHSERIKALNKSTLDLLDDILTRGQQQGIFIDGLNTVDVHRLLSSICVHHVANRYTFHFLFTPEDTEEDSIRRNRQLAVTATMRYIRKAP
- a CDS encoding MetQ/NlpA family ABC transporter substrate-binding protein, encoding MHTRLASAKNKFLLSAGAFLLASTVLAPLSLAHAADKTSVKVGIMSGEDEDVWREVIKQAAAKGLTVKTVVFNDYNQPNEALQNGEVDANAFQHQPFLNNQIKVNHYDIVRVGDTAVWPIGLYSKKVKSAAELKDGAVIGVPNDPSNEARGLVLLQQQGLIKLKPGVGIAATTADITANPHHLQIKELDSGIIGRSVPDLDAAVVNTDWALKSGLTAGDRIAQEPVKDNPYNNFIAVKKENVSAPWVKTLVSSYQNDAVKSVFNKVYKGTGETAW
- a CDS encoding methionine ABC transporter ATP-binding protein, producing MTIFSGAETPFHAVARGVVENAQDRESATRDDVSVVRLQGVSRRFGQTQALRDVSLTVQKGEILGLIGRSGAGKSTLIRCLNGLEQPDEGVIEIEGRNITGLSEKQLQTVRSRVGMVFQHFNLLSAKTVAQNVALPLKIAGLDKVQRHRRVAELLELVGLTDKAQHYPAALSGGQKQRVGIARALAASPALLLCDEATSALDPETTRSILALLKSLNQKLGITILLITHEMEVIKSVAHRVAVINAGEIVEQGPVWQVFAHPQSDLTRSLLRGLLPQLPEALAARISAQKQGEAIYSVHYAGEDAQGDLLTRFATALPGKFRLLQGGIDHIQHYAVVRFFIAFPASNTADEQQILSWLHTQQAQVELVGYVASDD
- a CDS encoding methionine ABC transporter permease, with the translated sequence MSPVMIDLLLNALGETVLMTAISGLFSLVAGLPLGLILVMTSVGGIAEHRGINRVLGLIINGFRSLPFIILLVALIPFTRFLVGTSLGTWAAIVPLSITATPYFARVAEVSLRDVDRGLIDAVRAMGASKLRIVWDVLIPEALPGILSGFVVTLVALIGASAMAGAIGAGGLGDLAIRYGYQRFETSVMIAVIAVLIVLVCGIQWLGDRLVQRIDRRH